Proteins encoded together in one Corallococcus soli window:
- a CDS encoding M4 family metallopeptidase, which translates to MALRTDLSKPAVVPSQRTDTKATNTVAKPAGPVGMSSQSSFSAGAPSKAKAAVALNGVGTKVTPGPVSLSSPQAQQAVQQTVSYVNQKHPQLGGITGGAAFSPRSVERDQLGMTHVRLDRMHEGVKVSGEQVIGHLDAKGQFDSLTGNVSDIPAGLGKAPTKLTAKDALATAQKDFNGSTSRAPTVEREIVKGPDGQYRAAFHVTLTDTSVNGGKQPRSMNYFIDANTGESIKQFNTISQCCAGGSAHAAHSGGAAARPPSTAATPGATPATGGATADRVADDQTMYSGKVDLQTTQGKDGTYALEDKTRGKGIVTYDAKNRPEASGTTAITDKNDVWGEKTDPARAHAGVDAHYGAAMTYDFMKDVLGRDSIDGKGEKLISYVHTDNNLVNAFWDGEKMQYGDGDGKDAGPLTTLDIAGHEIAHGLTQRTADLEYSGESGGLNESFSDIIGTGVEWYASQKNGAVKFDWAVGEDAWTPKNGDSTDALRYMNDPTADGYSIDNYKNYPKMTEVHGSSGIANNAFYLLTEGGKNRTSGLEVKDGIGMDKSLKIFGRALTTYMTPQTNFSEARAATVKSATDLYGKDSVEVKKVQDAWTAVGVK; encoded by the coding sequence ATGGCCCTTCGCACCGACCTCTCGAAGCCCGCCGTCGTCCCCTCCCAGCGCACCGACACCAAGGCGACGAACACCGTCGCGAAGCCCGCGGGCCCGGTGGGGATGAGCTCCCAGTCCAGCTTCAGCGCCGGCGCGCCCTCCAAGGCGAAGGCGGCGGTGGCGCTGAACGGCGTGGGCACGAAGGTGACGCCGGGTCCGGTGAGCCTGAGCAGCCCCCAGGCGCAGCAGGCCGTGCAGCAGACGGTGTCGTACGTGAACCAGAAGCACCCGCAGCTGGGCGGCATCACCGGCGGCGCGGCGTTCTCCCCCCGTTCGGTGGAGCGGGACCAGCTGGGCATGACGCACGTGCGCCTGGACCGCATGCACGAGGGCGTGAAGGTCTCCGGTGAGCAGGTCATCGGCCACCTGGATGCGAAGGGCCAGTTCGACAGCCTGACGGGCAACGTGTCCGACATCCCGGCGGGCCTGGGCAAGGCGCCCACGAAGCTGACGGCGAAGGACGCGCTGGCGACGGCGCAGAAGGACTTCAACGGCAGCACGTCGCGCGCGCCCACCGTGGAGCGCGAAATCGTGAAGGGCCCGGACGGCCAGTACCGCGCGGCCTTCCACGTGACGCTGACGGACACGTCGGTGAACGGCGGCAAGCAGCCCCGCTCGATGAACTACTTCATCGACGCGAACACCGGCGAGTCCATCAAGCAGTTCAACACCATCAGCCAGTGCTGCGCCGGTGGCTCCGCGCACGCCGCCCACTCGGGTGGCGCCGCGGCCCGGCCGCCGTCCACCGCCGCCACCCCGGGCGCGACCCCGGCCACGGGCGGCGCCACGGCGGACCGCGTGGCGGACGACCAGACGATGTACAGCGGCAAGGTGGACCTGCAGACCACCCAGGGCAAGGACGGCACGTACGCGCTGGAGGACAAGACGCGCGGCAAGGGCATCGTGACGTACGACGCGAAGAACCGCCCGGAGGCGTCCGGCACCACCGCCATCACCGACAAGAACGACGTCTGGGGTGAGAAGACGGACCCGGCGCGCGCCCATGCGGGCGTGGACGCGCACTACGGCGCCGCGATGACCTACGACTTCATGAAGGACGTGCTGGGCCGCGACTCCATCGACGGCAAGGGAGAGAAGCTCATCTCCTACGTGCACACCGACAACAACCTGGTGAACGCGTTCTGGGACGGCGAGAAGATGCAGTACGGCGACGGCGACGGGAAGGACGCCGGCCCGCTCACCACGCTGGACATCGCCGGCCATGAAATCGCGCACGGCCTCACCCAGCGCACCGCCGACCTGGAGTACTCGGGTGAGTCCGGCGGCCTCAACGAGTCCTTCAGCGACATCATCGGGACGGGCGTGGAGTGGTACGCCAGCCAGAAGAACGGCGCGGTGAAGTTCGACTGGGCCGTGGGCGAGGACGCGTGGACGCCCAAGAACGGCGACAGCACGGACGCCCTCCGCTACATGAACGACCCGACGGCGGACGGGTACTCCATCGACAACTACAAGAACTACCCGAAGATGACGGAGGTGCACGGCTCCAGCGGCATCGCCAACAACGCCTTCTACCTGCTGACGGAGGGCGGCAAGAACAGGACGTCCGGCCTGGAGGTGAAGGACGGCATCGGCATGGACAAGAGCCTGAAGATCTTCGGCCGCGCCCTCACCACGTACATGACGCCGCAGACGAACTTCTCCGAGGCCCGCGCGGCCACCGTGAAGTCCGCCACCGACCTGTACGGCAAGGACTCCGTCGAAGTGAAGAAGGTCCAGGACGCCTGGACCGCCGTCGGCGTGAAGTAG
- a CDS encoding ABC transporter ATP-binding protein — protein sequence MRRPGGTESLAELEAGRAQQRGRVLRRLLGELRPHARLMGVALGFILVGAVCQAVGPYLVSRAIDHDIGSGDGRGLVQTLAALLVVYAVGALVQRAQTWRVGHTGQKVLAELRRRLFERLQHLPLSWFDRRPLGDLMSRLLSDVDTLNQLFAQGLTQLLGAMLGLVGVLTAMLVLNARLALACFSLIPVIVVTTWFFASRAREAYRKTRQTVGDVTANLQEEIGGVRQAQAFNRTEKNIERFRDRNAANRDANVAAVGITSAFSPAIDLLSTLSTALVIGYGGALVLDGRLTVGGVAAFLIYVQQFFRPVQLAASVATLMQSALAGAERIFGILDEPPEPPDAAGAVELGPLKGQVVFEGVSFGYDPERPVLRDVSFRLEPGQTLALVGRTGAGKTTVASLVPRFYDATGGTVRVDGEDVRQVTRASLRRQMAMVLQEPFLFSGKVADNIAYGKPGATREDVEAAAKAVHAHDFITRLPQGYDSVIGEGGATLSQGQRQLLAFARAVIAEPRVLILDEATANIDTRTEALIQLALGRLLSGRTSIVIAHRLNTIRHADLILVLEQGAVVERGTHEELLAKGGLYADLHQQQFRDTPGPTQAMG from the coding sequence GTGAGGCGACCGGGAGGCACCGAGTCGCTGGCGGAGCTGGAGGCCGGGCGGGCCCAGCAGCGCGGGAGGGTGTTGCGGCGGCTGCTGGGGGAGCTGCGTCCGCACGCGCGCCTGATGGGCGTGGCGCTGGGGTTCATCCTGGTGGGCGCGGTGTGCCAGGCGGTGGGGCCGTACCTGGTGAGCCGGGCCATCGACCACGACATCGGTTCTGGGGATGGGCGCGGGCTCGTCCAGACGCTGGCGGCGCTGCTCGTCGTCTACGCGGTGGGCGCGCTGGTGCAGCGGGCGCAGACGTGGCGCGTGGGCCACACCGGGCAGAAGGTGCTGGCGGAGCTGAGGCGGCGCCTCTTCGAGCGGCTCCAGCACCTGCCGCTGTCCTGGTTCGACCGCCGGCCCCTGGGCGACCTGATGAGCCGCCTGCTCAGCGACGTGGACACGCTCAACCAGCTCTTCGCGCAGGGGCTGACGCAGCTGCTGGGGGCGATGCTGGGGCTCGTAGGCGTGCTCACCGCGATGCTGGTGCTCAACGCGCGGCTCGCGCTGGCGTGCTTCTCCCTCATCCCCGTCATCGTGGTGACGACGTGGTTCTTCGCGTCGCGGGCGCGCGAGGCCTACCGCAAGACGCGCCAGACGGTGGGCGACGTGACGGCCAACCTCCAGGAGGAGATTGGAGGCGTGCGGCAGGCGCAGGCGTTCAACCGCACGGAGAAGAACATCGAGCGCTTCCGGGACCGCAACGCGGCCAACCGCGACGCGAACGTGGCGGCGGTGGGCATCACCTCCGCGTTCTCACCGGCCATCGACCTGCTGTCCACGCTCTCCACCGCGCTGGTCATCGGCTACGGCGGCGCGCTGGTGCTGGACGGGCGGCTCACGGTGGGGGGCGTGGCCGCGTTCCTCATCTACGTGCAGCAGTTCTTCCGGCCGGTGCAGCTGGCCGCGTCGGTGGCCACACTGATGCAGTCCGCGCTGGCGGGGGCGGAGCGCATCTTCGGCATCCTGGACGAGCCCCCGGAGCCGCCGGACGCGGCGGGGGCGGTGGAGCTGGGGCCGCTCAAGGGCCAGGTGGTGTTCGAGGGGGTCTCCTTCGGCTACGACCCGGAGCGCCCGGTGCTGCGCGACGTGTCCTTCCGCCTGGAGCCCGGCCAGACGCTGGCGCTGGTGGGCCGCACGGGCGCGGGCAAGACGACGGTGGCGAGCCTGGTCCCCCGCTTCTACGACGCGACAGGGGGCACGGTGCGCGTCGACGGAGAGGACGTGCGGCAGGTGACGCGCGCGAGCCTCCGCCGGCAGATGGCCATGGTGCTCCAGGAGCCCTTCCTCTTCAGCGGGAAGGTGGCGGACAACATCGCCTACGGGAAGCCGGGCGCCACCCGCGAGGACGTGGAGGCCGCGGCGAAGGCGGTGCACGCGCACGACTTCATCACCCGGCTGCCGCAGGGCTACGACAGCGTGATTGGCGAAGGCGGCGCGACGCTCAGCCAGGGCCAGCGACAGCTGCTCGCGTTCGCGCGCGCGGTCATCGCGGAGCCCCGGGTGCTCATCCTCGACGAGGCGACGGCCAACATCGACACGCGCACGGAGGCGCTCATCCAGCTCGCGCTGGGGCGGCTGCTGTCGGGCAGGACGAGCATCGTCATCGCGCACCGGCTCAACACCATCCGCCACGCGGACCTCATCCTGGTGCTGGAGCAGGGAGCGG
- a CDS encoding arylsulfatase, whose product MSLKEYKPGRPFPGVIGRTWEQSSPAWPSPLRSKPGAPNVLFIILDDTGFGHLGCYGSPIRTPNLDRLARGGLLYNNMHTTALCSPTRSCILTGRNHHSNGMATITETSLGYPGYNGTIPFENGLLSEMLMEAGYNTYAIGKWHLAPAEQTSAAGPYSRWPLGRGFERFYGFLGGDTHQYYPDLVHDNHAIRAPATPEEGYHLTPDLVEKAIDCIADSKQVAPDKPFFLYFATGAMHAPHHVPKEWADRYAGQFDDGWDAYRQRVFQKQLELGVLPKGTQLSRHDPDVQDWDTLPPEEKRLYARMMEVFAGFLEHTDHHIGQLLKFLEDTGELDNTLIMVLSDNGASAEGGPHGSVNELKFFNNTPESLEQNMAAIDGLGGPKYFNHYPWGWAWAGDTPFRRWKREVYRGGTTDPFLVHWPKGIQAKGEVRSQYAHAIDMVPTVLDCLGLEPLAEIRGVTQSPIEGVSFKHTFNDANVESRHHTQYFEMFSNRALYHDGWRAVCPFPGPSFTEAGEGFGESTLTEDRLRELDAQGWELYRVSEDASETKNVAQENRGKLIEMIALWYAEAGRYQVLPLASPTRAVFAQERPQITQDRKRYVYRPRTSPTPENAAVHVLNRPHTITAEVDLSGEAEGVLLCHGGLTGGYTFFIQGGKLHYVYNFVGEQEFHIESAVEVPRGRSELKFSFEPTGKPDLKAGRGAPGRGRLYINEDLVAQSDIPATMPLILSLGEGLTCGRDENSAVSQLYTAPFEFTGTLFQVTVDVSGKHLRDAKAEQKAAMAKQ is encoded by the coding sequence ATGTCCCTCAAGGAATACAAGCCTGGCAGACCCTTTCCCGGTGTCATCGGCCGCACGTGGGAGCAGTCCTCTCCCGCCTGGCCCTCGCCGTTGCGCTCGAAGCCCGGCGCCCCCAACGTCCTGTTCATCATCCTGGACGACACGGGCTTCGGGCACCTGGGCTGCTATGGCTCGCCCATCCGCACGCCGAACCTGGACAGGCTGGCCCGGGGCGGGCTGCTCTACAACAACATGCACACCACCGCGCTGTGCTCGCCCACGCGCTCGTGCATCCTCACCGGCCGCAACCACCACTCCAACGGGATGGCCACCATCACGGAGACGTCGCTCGGCTACCCCGGCTACAACGGCACCATCCCCTTCGAGAACGGCCTCCTCTCCGAGATGCTCATGGAGGCCGGCTACAACACGTATGCCATTGGCAAGTGGCACCTGGCCCCCGCGGAGCAGACGAGCGCCGCCGGGCCGTACTCGCGCTGGCCGCTGGGGCGAGGCTTCGAGCGCTTCTACGGCTTCCTGGGCGGGGACACCCACCAGTACTACCCGGACCTCGTCCACGACAACCACGCCATCCGCGCGCCCGCGACGCCGGAGGAGGGCTACCACCTCACGCCGGACCTGGTGGAGAAGGCCATCGACTGCATCGCGGACTCCAAGCAGGTCGCGCCCGACAAGCCCTTCTTCCTCTACTTCGCCACGGGCGCCATGCACGCCCCCCACCATGTGCCGAAGGAGTGGGCGGACCGCTACGCGGGGCAGTTCGACGACGGCTGGGATGCGTACCGGCAGCGGGTGTTCCAGAAGCAGCTGGAGCTGGGCGTGCTGCCGAAGGGCACGCAGCTGTCCCGCCATGACCCCGACGTGCAGGACTGGGACACGCTGCCCCCGGAGGAGAAGCGGCTCTACGCGCGCATGATGGAGGTGTTCGCGGGCTTCCTGGAGCACACGGACCACCACATCGGGCAGCTGCTGAAGTTCCTGGAGGACACGGGTGAGCTGGACAACACGCTCATCATGGTGCTGTCCGACAACGGCGCCAGCGCGGAGGGCGGGCCGCACGGGTCGGTGAACGAGCTGAAGTTCTTCAACAACACGCCGGAGTCGCTGGAGCAGAACATGGCGGCCATCGACGGGCTGGGCGGACCGAAGTACTTCAACCACTACCCGTGGGGCTGGGCCTGGGCGGGGGACACGCCGTTCCGCCGCTGGAAGCGGGAGGTGTACCGGGGCGGCACCACCGACCCGTTCCTCGTCCACTGGCCCAAGGGCATCCAGGCGAAGGGCGAGGTGCGCTCGCAGTACGCGCACGCCATCGACATGGTGCCCACGGTGCTGGACTGCCTGGGGCTGGAGCCGCTGGCGGAGATCCGGGGCGTCACCCAATCCCCCATTGAAGGCGTCAGCTTCAAGCACACGTTCAACGACGCGAACGTGGAGAGCCGCCACCACACGCAGTACTTCGAGATGTTCAGCAACCGCGCGCTCTACCACGACGGCTGGCGCGCGGTGTGCCCGTTCCCCGGGCCGTCCTTCACGGAGGCCGGGGAAGGCTTCGGCGAATCGACGCTCACCGAGGACCGGCTGCGCGAGCTGGATGCGCAGGGCTGGGAGCTGTACCGCGTCTCCGAGGACGCCTCCGAGACGAAGAACGTGGCGCAGGAGAACCGGGGCAAGCTCATCGAGATGATCGCCCTCTGGTACGCCGAGGCGGGGCGCTACCAGGTGCTGCCGCTCGCGTCGCCGACGCGCGCCGTGTTCGCGCAGGAGCGACCGCAGATCACCCAGGACCGCAAGCGCTACGTGTACCGCCCGCGCACCTCACCCACGCCGGAGAACGCGGCCGTTCACGTGCTCAACCGGCCCCATACCATCACCGCCGAGGTGGACCTGAGCGGCGAGGCGGAAGGGGTGCTGCTGTGCCATGGCGGCCTCACCGGCGGCTACACCTTCTTCATCCAGGGCGGGAAGCTGCACTACGTCTACAACTTCGTCGGCGAACAGGAGTTCCACATCGAGTCCGCGGTGGAGGTGCCGCGGGGGCGCTCGGAGTTGAAGTTCTCCTTCGAGCCCACCGGCAAGCCCGACCTGAAGGCGGGGCGGGGCGCGCCCGGGCGGGGCCGGCTCTACATCAACGAAGACCTGGTGGCCCAGAGCGACATCCCCGCCACCATGCCGCTCATCCTCAGCCTGGGGGAGGGGCTGACGTGCGGCCGGGACGAGAACTCCGCCGTGAGCCAGCTCTACACGGCGCCCTTCGAGTTCACCGGCACGCTCTTCCAGGTGACGGTGGACGTCTCCGGCAAGCACCTGCGCGACGCGAAGGCGGAGCAGAAGGCGGCGATGGCGAAGCAGTGA
- the rpsD gene encoding 30S ribosomal protein S4 — MARELGPRGKMCRRLGIPLSRISAKDPDKDPVLRRPYPPGQHGATARTSVSDFAQRLREKQKLKLYYGLLEKQCRSAFLEARRSPGNTGKVLMQLLESRLDALVLRAGLATSIRQARQFVRHGYFQVDGRNADIPSIRLKPGNEVRFHPAHLKLAAVQDAFGRMKSRQVPAYVQVLGAGEGMRFVRLPEREEIPVDVNEPFIVEYYAQRS, encoded by the coding sequence GTGGCACGAGAACTGGGACCGCGAGGGAAGATGTGTCGTCGGTTGGGCATCCCGCTGTCGCGCATCAGCGCGAAGGATCCCGACAAGGACCCGGTGTTGCGCCGGCCGTATCCGCCCGGGCAGCACGGCGCGACGGCGCGCACGTCGGTGAGCGACTTCGCGCAGCGGCTGCGGGAGAAGCAGAAGCTGAAGCTGTACTACGGGCTGCTGGAGAAGCAGTGCCGCAGCGCCTTCCTGGAGGCGCGCCGGTCGCCGGGCAACACCGGCAAGGTGCTGATGCAGCTGTTGGAGAGCCGGCTGGATGCGCTGGTGCTGCGCGCGGGCCTGGCGACGAGCATCCGCCAGGCGCGGCAGTTCGTGCGCCACGGCTACTTCCAGGTGGATGGGCGCAACGCGGACATCCCGAGCATCCGCCTGAAGCCGGGCAACGAGGTGCGCTTCCACCCCGCGCACCTGAAGCTGGCGGCGGTGCAGGACGCCTTTGGCCGGATGAAGTCCCGGCAGGTGCCCGCCTACGTGCAGGTGCTGGGCGCGGGGGAGGGCATGCGCTTCGTGCGCCTGCCGGAGCGCGAGGAGATCCCCGTGGACGTGAACGAGCCCTTCATCGTCGAGTACTACGCGCAGCGCAGCTGA
- a CDS encoding ABC transporter ATP-binding protein — translation MSTSAAPASGRPAGGLAAILRALRYLRRYRLESLGALLSLLVVSVANLGAPQMIRIAIDQGLARGEQRPVWLAVGGLVAIALGRGLFNFLQGYLAERASQGVAFDLRDALFARIQRLSFSYYDQAQTGQLLTRLTSDVEAVRTFVGSGVVQFAASAAMLVGCAGLLLWLDPVLALAALAAVAPILFVLRSFVTKMRPLFGQLQALLGTLNTTLQEDLRGLRVVRAFSAEARELARYGETNAKLQAQNLKLVDAVANNFPFVTFFSNLGTLMVVGVGGWRIFHQRLTLGELVAFNSYLAFLLMPLMTLGFLASSLSRASASALRVFELLDTAVEVADRPGAVPLPPLQGHIELRDVRFRYAGSEREILRGVSVTLEPGQLVAVLGTTGSGKSTLINLLPRFYDVTGGAVLLDGHDVRDVTLASLRSQMGVVLQDALLFSGTVRDNIAYGHPDATQAQVEAAAEAAQAAEFIRALPQGYDTVVGERGVGLSGGQRQRLAIARALLTDPRLLILDDSTSAVDARTEEAIQGALDTLMRDKRRTALVIAQRISTVRDADLVLVLDEGRIVAKGRHEELRASSELYNDILGSQLQPASQEGAA, via the coding sequence GTGAGCACGTCCGCAGCACCCGCATCCGGCCGCCCCGCGGGAGGCCTCGCCGCCATCCTCAGGGCCCTGCGCTACCTGCGCCGCTACCGGCTGGAGTCGCTGGGGGCGCTGCTGTCGCTGCTGGTGGTGTCGGTGGCGAACCTGGGTGCCCCGCAGATGATCCGCATCGCCATCGACCAGGGGCTCGCGCGCGGGGAGCAGCGGCCGGTGTGGCTGGCGGTGGGGGGGCTCGTCGCCATCGCGCTGGGGCGGGGCCTGTTCAACTTCCTCCAGGGCTACCTGGCCGAGCGCGCGTCGCAGGGCGTGGCGTTCGACCTGCGCGACGCGCTCTTCGCGCGCATCCAGCGGCTCTCCTTCAGCTACTACGACCAGGCGCAGACGGGGCAGCTGCTCACGCGGCTGACCAGCGACGTGGAGGCGGTGCGCACCTTCGTGGGCAGCGGCGTGGTGCAGTTCGCGGCGTCGGCGGCGATGTTGGTGGGCTGCGCGGGGCTGCTGCTCTGGTTGGATCCGGTGCTGGCGCTGGCGGCGCTCGCGGCCGTGGCGCCCATCCTCTTCGTGCTGCGCTCGTTCGTGACGAAGATGCGGCCGCTGTTCGGCCAGCTCCAGGCGCTGCTGGGCACGCTCAACACCACGCTCCAGGAGGACCTGCGCGGGCTGCGCGTGGTGCGCGCCTTCTCCGCCGAGGCGCGGGAGCTGGCGCGCTACGGGGAGACGAACGCGAAGCTCCAGGCGCAGAACCTCAAGCTGGTGGACGCGGTGGCCAACAACTTCCCCTTCGTCACCTTCTTCTCCAACCTGGGGACGCTGATGGTGGTGGGCGTGGGCGGCTGGCGCATCTTCCACCAGAGGCTCACGCTGGGGGAGCTGGTGGCCTTCAACAGCTACCTGGCCTTCCTGTTGATGCCGCTGATGACGCTGGGCTTCCTCGCGTCCAGCCTGTCGCGGGCCAGCGCCTCCGCGCTGCGCGTCTTCGAGCTGCTCGACACGGCGGTGGAGGTGGCGGACCGCCCGGGCGCGGTGCCCCTGCCGCCGCTCCAGGGCCACATCGAGCTGCGCGACGTGCGCTTCCGCTACGCGGGCAGCGAGCGGGAGATCCTCCGCGGGGTGAGCGTGACGCTGGAGCCCGGTCAGCTCGTGGCGGTGCTGGGGACGACGGGCTCCGGCAAGAGCACGCTCATCAACCTGCTGCCGCGCTTCTACGACGTCACCGGGGGCGCGGTGCTGCTGGACGGGCACGACGTGCGGGACGTGACGCTCGCGAGCCTGCGCTCGCAGATGGGCGTGGTGTTGCAGGACGCGCTGCTGTTCTCAGGCACGGTGCGCGACAACATCGCCTACGGCCACCCGGACGCGACGCAGGCGCAGGTGGAGGCCGCGGCGGAGGCGGCGCAGGCGGCGGAGTTCATCCGCGCGCTGCCCCAGGGCTACGACACGGTGGTGGGCGAGCGGGGCGTGGGACTGTCCGGCGGCCAGCGGCAGCGGCTGGCCATCGCGAGGGCGCTGCTCACCGACCCGCGCCTGCTCATCCTGGACGACAGCACGTCGGCGGTGGACGCGCGGACGGAGGAGGCCATCCAGGGCGCGCTGGACACGCTGATGCGGGACAAGCGCAGGACGGCGCTGGTCATCGCCCAGCGCATCAGCACCGTGCGGGACGCGGACCTGGTCCTCGTGCTGGACGAGGGGCGCATCGTCGCGAAGGGGCGGCATGAGGAGCTGAGGGCCTCAAGCGAGCTGTACAACGACATCCTCGGCTCGCAGCTCCAGCCCGCGTCCCAGGAAGGTGCCGCGTGA
- a CDS encoding aldo/keto reductase → MEYRQLGGSGFKVPILSLGTGTFGGSGEFFKGFGSSDVKEATRLVDIAMEAGVNMFDSADGYSAGLAEEILGKALEGRRDQAIISTKATFRAGTGPNDVGSSRFHITRAVEAALRRLKTDYIDLFQLHAFDAMTPVEEVLNTLDDLVRAGKIRYIGCSNFSGWHLMKSLAVSERYNLARYVAHQAYYSLVGRDYEWELMPLAQDQKVGAVVWSPLGWGRLTGKLRRGQPRPETSRLNNATTAAGGPQVPEEYLFKVVDALDVVAKETGKTVPQVALNWVLQRPTVANVIIGARTEEQLRQNLGAIGWNLTPAQVATLDAASTTPWPYPYFHQRQFSERNPFPVT, encoded by the coding sequence ATGGAGTACCGGCAGCTGGGTGGTTCGGGTTTCAAGGTCCCCATTCTCAGTCTGGGCACGGGCACGTTCGGGGGCTCCGGCGAGTTCTTCAAGGGCTTCGGCTCCAGCGACGTGAAGGAGGCGACGCGGCTGGTGGACATCGCGATGGAGGCGGGCGTGAACATGTTCGACTCCGCGGACGGCTACTCCGCCGGGCTCGCGGAGGAGATCCTCGGCAAGGCGCTGGAGGGGCGGCGCGACCAGGCCATCATCTCCACCAAGGCCACGTTCCGCGCGGGCACCGGCCCCAACGACGTGGGCTCCTCGCGCTTCCACATCACCCGCGCGGTGGAGGCCGCCCTGCGCCGGCTGAAGACGGACTACATCGACCTGTTCCAGCTCCACGCCTTCGACGCGATGACGCCGGTGGAGGAGGTGCTCAACACGCTGGACGACCTCGTGCGCGCGGGGAAGATCCGCTACATCGGCTGCTCCAACTTCTCCGGCTGGCACCTGATGAAGTCGCTGGCCGTGTCGGAGCGCTACAACCTGGCCCGGTACGTGGCGCACCAGGCGTACTACTCGCTCGTCGGCCGCGACTACGAGTGGGAGCTGATGCCGCTCGCGCAGGACCAGAAGGTGGGCGCGGTGGTGTGGAGCCCGCTGGGCTGGGGCCGGCTGACGGGCAAGCTGCGCCGGGGCCAGCCGCGCCCGGAGACCAGCCGCCTGAACAACGCCACCACGGCGGCCGGCGGCCCGCAGGTGCCGGAGGAGTACCTGTTCAAGGTCGTGGACGCGCTCGACGTCGTCGCGAAGGAGACGGGCAAGACAGTGCCGCAGGTGGCACTCAACTGGGTGCTCCAGCGGCCCACGGTGGCCAACGTCATCATCGGCGCGCGCACGGAGGAGCAGCTCCGGCAGAACCTGGGCGCCATCGGCTGGAACCTCACGCCCGCGCAGGTGGCCACGCTGGACGCCGCCAGCACCACTCCCTGGCCGTACCCGTACTTCCACCAGCGTCAGTTCAGCGAGCGCAATCCCTTCCCGGTGACCTAA